One window of the Dreissena polymorpha isolate Duluth1 chromosome 5, UMN_Dpol_1.0, whole genome shotgun sequence genome contains the following:
- the LOC127830964 gene encoding uncharacterized protein LOC127830964 translates to MTLPWVEVDCYDIFKPGQFGVAISRVKSSDGLRVINFHPRHIFSPPVAIQNILNMKSLETVEDFSCCRMKSYKHEHMSVAATDTSFQAYTTSTTDSYEMDLDDDFNDILASMDSDEQEVLQFEINDNYDMMKMIEDISFKNPFGTLQPKCNLIISQLDPADPRLLTFIKRIFLKMSNVSKELGIDDPKPIAESVLNKFYKTLYEYTVGLQYTMDCLTLFNIGTENVFEEEHKIVCYKMFEYIREFVLQQRVQLLKESTMNIYKRTVTDASRSRIRYVAGYCVAKLRKKYVQVLKSNMFSCSKASQTTFKEARQTLLILNSFKEEEHYLQQMTSHPDSLIDTERKQNIRHGLTNVTDGMFNFFLNITELCLQKLVNENLTKYGKTMYNNCLEQLLCDMNLYQQFSHMVINKLKGETTEEFSFTLEHVIISEIVDSLVLTSAQICTIYNELVQKYFLVLFAQFCRDVKGVFNITKTMAHRKQIKVSKCSKKSKTLKKQTTKSLEPMDVTAQSPMLPVQPDSEPEPQPGPSYLESDLCKKCQQADGELWIQCDSCNSWLHRKCAGLQNAMKWKKYSKAGAKWNCTECE, encoded by the exons ATGACACTACCTTG gGTTGAAGTAGACTGTTATGATATATTCAAGCCAGGCCAGTTTGGAGTTGCAATTTCTAGAGTTAAGTCTTCTGATGGATTACGTGTCATAAATTTTCACCCTCGGCACATCTTTAGCCCACCTGTCGCTATACAGAACATATTGAATATGAAAAGCCTGGAAACAGTTGAAGATTTCAGCTGCTGTAGAATGAAAAG TTATAAACATGAGCATATGTCAGTGGCAGCTACAGATACAAGTTTTCAAGCATACACTACAAGCACTACAGATAGCTATGAAATGGATCTTGATGATGATTTTAATGACATTCTGGCATCTATGGACAGTGACGAACAAGAGGTACTACAGTTTGAAATCAATGATAACTATGACATGATGAAAATGATTGAAGATATTTCTTTCAAAAACCCATTTGGTACATTACAACCAAAGTGCAATTTAATTATATCACAACTTGACCCAGCAGACCCCAGACTGCTTACTTTTATAAAgagaatatttttaaaaatgtcaaaTGTGTCAAAAGAACTAGGTATAGATGATCCTAAACCTATTGCTGAGAGTGTccttaataaattttataaaactcTGTATGAGTACACTGTTGGTTTACAATATACCATGGACTGTCTCACTTTGTTCAACATCGGAACTGAAAATGTATTTGAAGAGGAACACAAAATTGTTTGCTATAAGATGTTTGAATATATAAGAGAATTTGTGTTGCAACAAAGGGTTCAGTTACTTAAAGAAAGTACTatgaatatttataaaagaacggTTACAGATGCTTCGAGGTCCAGAATTCGCTATGTGGCAGGATACTGTGTGGCAAAGCTCAGAAAAAAGTATGTGCAGGTTTTGAAATCTAATATGTTCTCTTGTAGTAAAGCATCACAAACAACATTCAAGGAAGCTAGACAAACACTACTTATTCTAAACTCATTCAAGGAAGAAGAacattatttacaacaaatgaCATCTCACCCCGACTCCCTTATTGACACTGAAAGGAAACAAAATATAAGGCATGGACTAACTAATGTAACAGATGGCatgtttaattttttcttaaatataactGAGTTGTGTTTGCAAAAACTTGTgaatgaaaatttaacaaaatatggaAAAACAATGTATAATAATTGTTTGGAGCAGCTTCTTTGTGACATGAATTTATATCAGCAGTTTTCACATATGGTTATTAATAAATTGAAAGGAGAAACCACTGAAGAATTTTCTTTCACTCTGGAACATGTGATTATATCAGAAATTGTGGATTCTTTAGTTCTTACCTCTGCACAGATTTGCACCATATATAATGAACTTGTTCAAAAATACTTTCTGGTTTTATTTGCTCAGTTTTGCAGAGATGTTAAAGGTGTTTTTAATATCACAAAAACAATGGCTCATAGGAAGCAAATAAAAGTTTCTAAATGTTctaaaaaatcaaaaacacttaAGAAACAAACTACAAAATCATTGGAACCAATGGATGTCACTGCACAATCACCCATGCTGCCTGTCCAACCAGATTCAGAGCCTGAACCCCAACCGGGACCATCATATTTGGAAAGTGATCTTTGTAAAAAGTGCCAACAGGCAGATGGAGAACTGTGGATACAGTGTGATTCGTGTAATTCTTGGTTACACAGAAAATGTGCAGGTTTGCAGAATGCAatgaaatggaaaaaatattcaaagGCTGGAGCTAAATGGAACTGCACAGAATGTGaataa
- the LOC127830963 gene encoding uncharacterized protein LOC127830963 has translation MCAKVVPLHSRVVSCRICQKMTISKSDNKENEPVQNIPVAEPLINQVRSLFPQADENMIELLVEQAKNVGRDPKGRRWSKKFVGVCLQMYNKSPNCYDLLYSSKLLVLPSKSLLILYKNLIKQQPGFDDDVFQWMYTEANRQNIPEGERYGGIIFDEMSIQTDIQIDKHGDIVEISGFTDYGNEGDSCYALKQGSNEKKVGKYALQLLFLGTNGFRFPFAYFITNGVQASELCGMFWKAVYLLRCAGFTALYTCMDGAQANRSFMHMCLGDKPQNYIARSPCSSNDIIFVMDFSHVVKKIRNNILKSGIHPKSTRILTLTSFFTIQWQMFTDFFNWDQQNALQTHKKLSREHFHLDSQLKMRNHLAEDVLNSEMLHSMKLYKNNLGEKGEVLNGVIELLENTSKLIEIFRDMRPVKSLDDNRISTLHDVATWFSAWDNFILNCPEIPGKDRKKRLLSQQCSEDIQSCILGFTALCKTVLTKSSVMYVTPGLVNSDVIENIFNQQRSTYHGANTNPSALQYQRAVNSILVGQNVVSKKSNAANTKVKYEPYRLDIKEPLRKRPTSSSSSTCSEIKVKKL, from the coding sequence ATGTGTGCAAAAGTGGTTCCCTTACATAGTCGTGTTGTATCATGTAGAATATGTCAAAAAATGACAATTTCAAAATCTGATAATAAGGAAAATGAGCCTGTACAAAACATTCCTGTTGCTGAACCATTGATTAATCAAGTTAGATCGCTCTTTCCACAGGCAGATGAAAATATGATTGAATTACTGGTTGAACAGGCAAAAAATGTTGGAAGAGACCCAAAAGGACGAAGATGGTCCAAAAAATTTGTTGGTGTATGTCTCCAAATGTACAATAAAAGTCCAAATTGCTATGATCTGTTATATTCAAGCAAGTTATTAGTCCTGCCTTCTAAATCGTTGCTAATATTGTacaaaaatttaataaaacaacaaccagGATTTGATGATGATGTTTTCCAGTGGATGTATACTGAGGCAAATAGACAGAACATACCAGAGGGGGAGAGATATGGGGGGATAATATTTGATGAAATGTcaatacagacagacatacaaatTGATAAACATGGTGACATTGTAGAAATCTCCGGGTTCACGGATTATGGAAATGAGGGAGACTCCTGCTATGCCCTGAAGCAAGGGTCAAATGAAAAAAAGGTAGGAAAATATGCTCTCCAACTTCTTTTCCTGGGAACTAATGGTTTTCGATTCCCGTTTGCCTATTTCATTACCAATGGTGTACAGGCATCCGAGCTATGTGGTATGTTCTGGAAAGCTGTATATTTATTAAGGTGTGCAGGATTTACAGCTCTATACACATGTATGGATGGTGCTCAAGCTAACCGATCATTCATGCATATGTGTTTAGGAGATAAGCCACAGAATTATATAGCAAGAAGCCCATGTTCATCAAATGACATCATATTTGTAATGGATTTTTCAcatgttgtaaaaaaaataagaaataacattttaaaaagtggAATTCATCCCAAAAGTACAAGAATTTTGACATTAACTAGTTTTTTCACTATTCAGTGGCAAATGTTCACTGACTTTTTCAACTGGGACCAACAAAATGCTCTACAAACTCACAAGAAGTTATCAAGAGAACATTTTCATCTTGACTCACAATTAAAAATGAGAAATCATCTAGCAGAAGATGTGCTAAATTCTGAAATGCTGCATTcaatgaaattatataaaaacaatctgGGTGAAAAGGGTGAGGTATTAAATGGAGTCATAGAATTGCTGGAAAATACATCCAAACTTATAGAAATTTTTCGAGACATGAGACCTGTAAAATCTTTAGATGACAACAGAATTTCTACTCTACATGATGTGGCAACATGGTTTTCTGCCTGGGATAATTTCATTTTGAATTGTCCTGAAATTCCAGGAAAAGACAGAAAGAAAAGGCTGTTATCCCAACAGTGTTCTGAAGATATTCAATCATGTATTTTGGGTTTTACAGCACTTTGTAAAACAGTTCTCACCAAGTCATCTGTAATGTATGTTACTCCAGGACTAGTCAACTCCGAcgttattgaaaacatttttaaccaGCAAAGGTCAACATACCACGGAGCAAATACCAATCCTAGTGCCTTACAATACCAGAGAGCTGTTAACAGTATTCTGGTTGGACAGAATGTTGTGTCAAAAAAGTCTAATGCTGCTAATACCAAAGTGAAATATGAACCATACCGATTGGATATAAAGGAGCCATTACGAAAAAGACCTACTTCTTCTTCCAGTTCTACTTGCAGTGAAATTAAGGTCAAGAAATTGTAA